Part of the Debaryomyces hansenii CBS767 chromosome C complete sequence genome is shown below.
ACATATCACCTCCTGGTGTATAGTTAGTGGCCTCTACTCTTCAATAGGGGCATTACATGGACATTGGCATTGTGGGATGCGGTAAATGTGTGCATTTACTAAGACGATGCCACTAGCAGACGTCCTGTTTATTGGCAGTTGTTATACGCCGCGCCGCCAGCGGTGTAAATTCAACCGTAACCAGGTATAAATCAAACCGCTACAGGAGTGCCAAAAGGCCCGTCGTAGTTGACCATGAAACCTTTCCATTCATTACACTAAACATAAACTATAATACAATCATAAACCTAACCCTTTGACGCGTTATTCCGCGACTTGTCATACTTGCCATATTATCAAAACCAATTCTTTTGACATCGCCTCCTATTACGAGAGTTTGAGCGTCAATATTGCCACCAGTTCGTATTACTAGCGATGGTCTACCGTTAGATACCCGCCTATGCGATAATATTCATGCACGTAACCCTTGATGCTGATTTGTAATATGAGCCACCAAGTAACTGTTTCGTACCGTAGAGTCCCCTAAATGACGCATTTTGAACGAGCTACAATCATTGAAGTCATTTGGATATCGTAAGCCCTCAGGCCTCTTCTATGCCTTCGCACAATTTCAGATCCACTGGGAAACCccttttgaaaaattaccGCTTCAACCGACAGTCCCTTCATCCTCAATGCCAAGATTGAACCATGGGTGATCCAACGCCTCCAACGCCGTTAGTCTCTCGTCGGGATTAATAATCAAAAGGTTCTTGAGCAAGTCGATGAAGAACCACCAGAACGTGAAGTTGCcaaaattaatcaaatgCTTGTTcttatcaaaattcttCGACAACGAATAATCAAGGTTAATATTGAGGCCAATTCTGGAACtgataaataaatcaattcgTGCTAGCAAGTTGAcactattaataaatttttggGGTGTAGACTCTGTAGGAAATATTAACGATAAACTGTTCCCCCTAGTCAACTCATCATCGACAATTACGTCGTCATCTTGTTCGCTTTCGTCGTCGCTAAATCCGTTATACTCGTCAGTGAAATACTGTAATCCACACTCATTTTCTTTGGCTTTCGACAACAATACCATCGATTTGTCTATTTTATGGCCACAAACTTTTTCGATCATTGCCAAATGCTCTAGGTTATCGTGCGTCTTGAATAAAGGCTCGCCTATTACTAGTTCAACTAAAATGCATCCTACCGACCACATATCACACGGAAACGACCAGCCAACACCCAATACAATTTCTGGGGCTCTATAATGCCTTGTTGATACAATAGACGAATGATATTCATCGTCGAAAATAGCACTCCCAAAGTCAATTATTTGTATCAACggatttttcaaaatctttgaataCTTGGGAATCTTTTTACTGGATGATTCGtttaattttgttaaaCTTATGTAGCTTGCCGTGATCGTATTACTCCGCAACAACTTCTTGTTAAACGAATCATCatgtaataatatattttccGGTTTTAAATCAGTGTGAATTAAACTCAAGTCATGCAAAAAAGTGACCGACCGTATAAGCTGCTTTGAAATGGCTTGTATATGTGAACCTGGGAAtgcaatatatttatttttttccaaGAAATCGTATAACGAAATTTGCAATAAATCTGTGACAATACAAATATGTCCTCTAAAATCGAAACATTCACGAAGATGAATACAATGGTTGTCATTTTGGTTgtcaaatttcttcaacgtGGATAAAATTCTCAATTCAATCTTAGCAGCATCTCTGTACTTGGgtatatttcttattatctTGATGGCAACCGTTTCACGGTTTACCTTGTCGTAGCATTCAACCACTTTACCAAAAGTCCCCTGTCCCAATAGTTTTAGTATTACAAATCTATTGGCGAACAAATCATTAatcttaataatataatggCCATCCTTATCGTCGCACGGGGGTAAATTCATTTGGTGAGGAATAATGTCTGTTCTGATATTTCC
Proteins encoded:
- a CDS encoding DEHA2C14080p (similar to uniprot|P32350 Saccharomyces cerevisiae YLL019C and CA1577|CaKNS1 Candida albicans), with protein sequence MSLISNRKRPRGFSEAFDTTSDKTAANKTKTSNGYFDTNSSSSGSTYNEISPSSSNNLNLNMNINLNESDTTINTNDSNNKKVNFGMDGYNKDHAVIEDLDSECDEDDDIIILEERQIKSTKSKRNNSDSVLTYTDAFAAYNMFNVNNTEDFEISHTSFSISNTSKKQRTNSLPQLPQVKCFYNKPINYVLQYPKLGNIRTDIIPHQMNLPPCDDKDGHYIIKINDLFANRFVILKLLGQGTFGKVVECYDKVNRETVAIKIIRNIPKYRDAAKIELRILSTLKKFDNQNDNHCIHLRECFDFRGHICIVTDLLQISLYDFLEKNKYIAFPGSHIQAISKQLIRSVTFLHDLSLIHTDLKPENILLHDDSFNKKLLRSNTITASYISLTKLNESSSKKIPKYSKILKNPLIQIIDFGSAIFDDEYHSSIVSTRHYRAPEIVLGVGWSFPCDMWSVGCILVELVIGEPLFKTHDNLEHLAMIEKVCGHKIDKSMVLLSKAKENECGLQYFTDEYNGFSDDESEQDDDVIVDDELTRGNSLSLIFPTESTPQKFINSVNLLARIDLFISSRIGLNINLDYSLSKNFDKNKHLINFGNFTFWWFFIDLLKNLLIINPDERLTALEALDHPWFNLGIEDEGTVG